A section of the Vigna radiata var. radiata cultivar VC1973A unplaced genomic scaffold, Vradiata_ver6 scaffold_183, whole genome shotgun sequence genome encodes:
- the LOC106778901 gene encoding ubiquitin-conjugating enzyme E2 28 — translation MASKRILKELKDLQKDPPTSCSAGPVAEDMFHWQATIMGPPDSPYAGGVFLVTIHFPPDYPFKPPKVAFRTKVFHPNINSNGSICLDILKEQWSPALTISKVLLSICSLLTDPNPDDPLVPEIAHMYKTDRTKYESTARSWTQKYAMG, via the exons ATGGCGTCGAAGCGGATCTTGAAGGAACTTAAGGATCTCCAGAAGGATCCACCAACCTCTTGCAGCGCCg GACCTGTTGCTGAAGACATGTTTCACTGGCAAGCAACAATTATGGGTCCTCCAGACAGTCCTTATGCTGGAGGTGTTTTCCTCGTCACTATTCATTTCCCTCCGGACTATCCCTTCAAGCCACCCAAG GTTGCATTCAGGACGAAGGTATTTCACCCAAATATTAATAGCAATGGAAGCATTTGCCTTGACATCTTGAAGGAACAGTGGAGCCCTGCCCTAACTATTTCCAAG GTGTTACTCTCAATTTGTTCCCTGTTGACGGACCCCAATCCTGATGATCCTTTGGTCCCCGAAATCGCCCACATGTACAAGACAGATAGGACTAAGTACGAGTCAACTGCCAGAAGCTGGACCCAGAAATATGCTATGGGTTAA
- the LOC106778904 gene encoding myosin heavy chain IB isoform X1, with protein MSEGNQIDDSKNDDVPEDESSPIQREEPEEKIRKRDHIDILSHPNVMRLLNKQGDQIVLFADKVLKFTGSGKMKYRYLMITDFAVYLIDPETDSLRRRIALAAVEKICVSELTDNFLVVIIPTEYDLLIASARKNEIITAFVEAYEPEVVSSNRFQYNAASNMVKEIEFEEIEGTWRILFSSNFFKVGRCAWKGN; from the exons ATGTCGGAAGGGAACCAGATCGACGATTCCAAAAATGACGACGTTCCCGAGGATGAATCCTCTCCGATTCAACGCGAAGAACCGGAAGAGAAGATCCGTAAACGGGACCACATTGACATCCTTTCTCACCCCAACGTGATGAGGCTTCTGAACAAGCAAG GTGATCAGATTGTTCTATTTGCAGATAAAGTTTTGAAGTTCACTGGTTCTGGGAAAATGAAATACCGATATCTGATGATTACGGATTTTGCGGTTTACCTAATTGACCCTGAAACTGATTCCCTCAGACGGAGGATAGCCCTTGCGGCGGTTGAGAAAATTTGTGTCAGTGAGTTAACTGATAACTTTCTTGTAGTTATAATTCCGACAGAGTATGATTTGCTCATAGCTAGCGCTAGAAAGAATGAAATCATCACTGCCTTTGTTGAAGCTTATGAACCTGAGGTCGTTTCTTCCAATAG GTTTCAGTATAATGCAGCATCCAACATGGTTAAGGAGATTGAATTTGAGGAAATTGAAGGTACGTGGAGGATTCTTTTTTcctctaatttttttaaggtgGGGCGATGTGCTTGGAAGGGGAATTAA
- the LOC106778904 gene encoding myosin heavy chain IB isoform X2 translates to MSEGNQIDDSKNDDVPEDESSPIQREEPEEKIRKRDHIDILSHPNVMRLLNKQGDQIVLFADKVLKFTGSGKMKYRYLMITDFAVYLIDPETDSLRRRIALAAVEKICVSELTDNFLVVIIPTEYDLLIASARKNEIITAFVEAYEPEVVSSNRFQYNAASNMVKEIEFEEIEGGVKTRILRK, encoded by the exons ATGTCGGAAGGGAACCAGATCGACGATTCCAAAAATGACGACGTTCCCGAGGATGAATCCTCTCCGATTCAACGCGAAGAACCGGAAGAGAAGATCCGTAAACGGGACCACATTGACATCCTTTCTCACCCCAACGTGATGAGGCTTCTGAACAAGCAAG GTGATCAGATTGTTCTATTTGCAGATAAAGTTTTGAAGTTCACTGGTTCTGGGAAAATGAAATACCGATATCTGATGATTACGGATTTTGCGGTTTACCTAATTGACCCTGAAACTGATTCCCTCAGACGGAGGATAGCCCTTGCGGCGGTTGAGAAAATTTGTGTCAGTGAGTTAACTGATAACTTTCTTGTAGTTATAATTCCGACAGAGTATGATTTGCTCATAGCTAGCGCTAGAAAGAATGAAATCATCACTGCCTTTGTTGAAGCTTATGAACCTGAGGTCGTTTCTTCCAATAG GTTTCAGTATAATGCAGCATCCAACATGGTTAAGGAGATTGAATTTGAGGAAATTGAAG GCGGTGTCAAAACAAGAATTTTGAGGAagtga
- the LOC106778903 gene encoding probable inactive receptor kinase At4g23740 — MDKKLALFYIFSTVLVGVLAEPVEDKQALLDFLDSMNHSPHVNWEENTSVCQSWRGVTCNSDESRVTALRLPGAGLSGPIPPNTLSRLSALEIVSLRSNGISGPFPDGFSELKNLTSLYLQSNKFSGPLPLDFSVWNNLSVVNLSNNYFNGSIPFSISNLTHLTSLVLANNSLTGEIPDLNIPSLEELNLAYNNLSGVVPKSLIRFPSSAFAGNNLTSATALPPAFPVEPPEVPPGEKSKGLSEPALLGIIIGASVLGFVVIAGFLIVCCYQNADVDVQPTKSQNKQTSLKTESSGSQDKNNKIVFFEGSNLAFDLEDLLRASAEILGKGTFGMTYKAALEDATTVVVKRLKEVTVGKRDFEQQMEVVGRIKHDNVDAVRAYYYSKEEKLIVYDYYQQGSVSAMLHGKGGEGRSALDWDSRLRIAIGAARGIARIHSQHGGKLVHGNIKASNIFINSQGYGCISDIGLATLMSPIPAPAMRTTGYRAPEVTDTRKATHASDVYSFGVLLLELLTGKSPINSTEGEQVVHLVRWVNSVVREEWTAEVFDVELLRYPNIEEEMVGMLQIGMACAARIPDQRPKMPDVVKMVEEIRRVNTPNLPSTESRSEVSTPTPRAVDIPSTSVQQ; from the exons ATGGACAAGAAGCTGGCccttttctacattttttcaACAGTGTTGGTTGGTGTTCTGGCTGAACCAGTGGAGGATAAGCAGGCGCTGCTTGATTTCCTTGACAGCATGAATCACTCTCCTCATGTCAACTGGGAAGAGAACACTTCTGTTTGCCAAAGCTGGAGAGGAGTGACTTGCAACTCTGACGAGTCTCGGGTCACAGCCCTTCGATTGCCAGGAGCTGGTTTGAGTGGTCCAATCCCACCCAACACTCTGAGTCGCCTCTCAGCACTTGAGATTGTGAGTCTCAGATCAAATGGTATATCAGGCCCTTTCCCTGATGGTTTCTCTGAGCTGAAAAATTTGACCAGCCTCTATCTTCAATCTAACAAGTTTTCCGGGCCACTACCATTGGATTTTTCAGTTTGGAATAATCTCAGTGTTGTCAATTTAtccaacaattattttaatggGAGTAtccctttttcaatttcaaatctcACTCATCTCACTTCATTAGTCCTTGCCAACAACTCCCTTACGGGTGAGATTCCTGATCTCAATATTCCTAGCCTGGAGGAGCTGAATTTAGCCTACAATAACCTTAGTGGGGTTGTGCCTAAATCTCTTATTAGATTTCCTAGTTCAGCCTTTGCTGGTAACAATCTTACATCAGCAACAGCACTTCCTCCGGCCTTTCCTGTGGAACCACCGGAGGTTCCTCCAGGGGAAAAATCCAAAGGACTCAGCGAACCTGCATTGTTGGGTATCATCATTGGTGCTTCCGTGCTGGGGTTTGTGGTGATTGCAGGTTTCTTGATTGTGTGCTGCTATCAGAATGCAGATGTGGATGTGCAACCAACGAAATCCCAGAATAAACAAACCTCTCTGAAAACAGAATCTTCCGGAAGTCaagacaaaaacaataaaattgtcTTCTTTGAGGGTAGCAATCTTGCATTTGATCTAGAGGACCTGTTGAGAGCATCTGCTGAGATTCTTGGCAAAGGTACCTTTGGCATGACATATAAGGCTGCTCTAGAGGATGCAACCACTGTGGTGGTCAAGAGGTTGAAGGAGGTCACTGTTGGAAAACGAGATTTTGAACAGCAGATGGAGGTGGTGGGGAGAATAAAGCACGACAATGTGGATGCAGTTAGGGCATATTACTACTCAAAGGAGGAGAAACTCATAGTATATGATTACTATCAACAAGGCAGCGTCTCTGCAATGTTACATG GCAAAGGAGGGGAAGGTAGAAGTGCTTTAGACTGGGATAGCCGTTTGAGAATTGCAATTGGTGCAGCGAGAGGCATTGCTCGCATCCACTCACAACATGGAGGGAAACTCGTTCATGGAAACATAAAAGCCTCAAACATCTTCATCAACTCACAAGGATATGGATGCATATCTGATATTGGCTTGGCAACATTGATGAGTCCAATACCTGCCCCTGCCATGAGAACAACTGGATACCGTGCACCAGAAGTAACTGACACGCGTAAAGCAACCCATGCATCTGATGTCTACAGTTTTGGGGTGCTACTACTCGAGCTTCTGACTGGGAAATCGCCCATAAACAGCACAGAAGGTGAGCAGGTTGTCCACTTGGTTAGATGGGTGAATTCTGTTGTTAGAGAGGAGTGGACTGCAGAAGTGTTTGATGTAGAGCTGTTGAGGTATCCCAACATAGAAGAAGAAATGGTGGGGATGCTACAAATAGGGATGGCTTGTGCTGCAAGGATACCGGATCAGAGACCAAAGATGCCTGACGTGGTGAAAATGGTTGAAGAGATTCGCCGTGTAAATACGCCAAATCTACCATCTACGGAGTCTCGGTCAGAAGTTTCTACACCCACACCTCGTGCAGTGGACATACCTTCTACCTCTGTTCAACAATGA